The following are encoded in a window of uncultured Ilyobacter sp. genomic DNA:
- the mgtE gene encoding magnesium transporter, giving the protein MRIGRDVNQLVDMLEAFLRNQREKQLHYSELSKIFIRLRKLDKEKFLEYIKRMPSSDLGDILLSLSENVLEEALEALSVKKLVSTIKRLESDDATDLLQDIEDIDEELAANILEGLDYKEQEEIQLLKSYEEDQAGAYMQTEVFVASDSETVKETIERFRVLKMNGELENVSSVFITGDYKNLVATISLEDIILFDLNNSFKELIIKSPEKYKARYVRDVDDIENVAKLFKEYDLTAIPVVDDHGYLLGRITMDDIYDIVQEIATEQIYNFAGVDEDVETGKIVLNVSRKRGKWQFLNMCTAFFAASVIGRFQGTIEGLPALAVLMPIVASMGGNTGNQALTVMVRQLAIGDVDNSNWLQSLIKEILVAVMNGFIFAVLVASGSYLWFKNIKISVIMGIAILVNFAIAGLCGTLIPLFLKRMNTDPAVGSSILLTMITDALGFFIFLGMAKLFIY; this is encoded by the coding sequence ATGCGTATAGGAAGAGATGTAAATCAATTAGTAGATATGCTCGAAGCTTTTTTAAGAAATCAGAGAGAAAAACAGCTTCATTATTCCGAACTTTCAAAAATATTTATTAGACTTAGAAAATTAGATAAGGAAAAATTTTTAGAATATATAAAAAGAATGCCTAGCAGTGATTTGGGAGATATATTACTTAGTCTAAGTGAAAATGTACTAGAAGAAGCCTTAGAGGCGCTTTCGGTAAAAAAACTTGTCAGCACAATAAAGAGATTGGAATCAGATGATGCCACAGACCTTCTTCAAGATATAGAAGATATCGATGAAGAACTTGCTGCTAATATACTAGAGGGGTTGGACTACAAAGAGCAGGAAGAGATTCAACTTCTTAAAAGTTATGAAGAGGATCAGGCAGGAGCTTATATGCAGACTGAGGTTTTTGTAGCCAGTGATTCTGAGACAGTTAAGGAAACAATAGAAAGATTTAGAGTCTTAAAAATGAACGGAGAGCTGGAGAATGTTTCTAGTGTTTTCATAACTGGGGATTATAAAAATCTTGTGGCCACAATATCCTTAGAGGATATAATACTTTTTGATCTTAACAATAGTTTTAAGGAACTTATAATCAAATCTCCTGAAAAATACAAGGCCAGATACGTCCGTGATGTGGATGATATAGAAAATGTAGCAAAACTTTTTAAAGAATACGACCTCACGGCAATCCCCGTGGTAGACGACCACGGATATCTCTTAGGGAGAATAACTATGGACGACATATATGACATAGTACAAGAGATTGCAACAGAGCAGATCTATAATTTTGCCGGTGTAGACGAGGATGTAGAGACCGGGAAAATAGTTCTGAATGTATCTAGGAAAAGAGGGAAATGGCAGTTTCTGAATATGTGTACTGCATTTTTTGCAGCATCGGTAATAGGCAGATTCCAAGGGACTATAGAGGGGCTACCAGCCCTTGCTGTACTTATGCCTATTGTTGCATCTATGGGTGGGAACACAGGGAATCAGGCGCTTACTGTAATGGTGAGACAGCTTGCTATAGGAGATGTTGACAACAGCAACTGGTTGCAGAGTCTAATAAAGGAAATACTTGTAGCTGTAATGAACGGATTTATCTTTGCAGTACTGGTGGCCAGTGGATCTTATCTCTGGTTTAAAAATATTAAAATTTCAGTGATAATGGGAATAGCCATTCTTGTAAACTTCGCCATAGCAGGACTTTGTGGGACGCTGATTCCTCTTTTCTTAAAAAGAATGAATACAGACCCTGCAGTTGGAAGTTCTATACTTTTGACTATGATAACAGATGCTTTGGGTTTTTTCATTTTTCTGGGGATGGCTAAATTATTCATTTACTAG
- a CDS encoding GNAT family N-acetyltransferase, which yields MYRVLSAEELGDNLSKVKDIDEDFIYEEKGKYFLLTDKKNVLAYALILETDDGYILKRILVKLEKRYQSLGTKLLDHIINYALKHGIDSIKIENVIGESYFEKKGFSKESGALIYHGIQKKNERLKDSVKGTWVSIIINVLLSIFKIIVGIFGKSRALVADGFHSMSDVVGSVVVLLSIYFGNIPEDEDHPYGHEKIESIAGNIVGVLLVLTAFELVRDSVVSLVKGVDFVIPMKVTIFVALFSVIVKYYMYLYKKKIGLRTKSDAVLADAREHKSDAVSSMGVVLGLLLSIYVNPIFDTLVSILVSLFIGKEGINIILETSNNILDKQDKNFLKEIEKYVYDSTEITNIHDILMRVSGHKIFLSFHIRVSKDMTVYEAHTLADDLKYSLLSDFEELRDVIIHIDYIID from the coding sequence ATGTATAGAGTTTTGAGTGCTGAAGAATTAGGAGACAATCTGTCAAAAGTGAAAGATATAGACGAAGATTTTATTTATGAAGAAAAAGGTAAATATTTTCTTCTGACAGATAAAAAAAATGTGTTGGCCTATGCTCTCATACTTGAGACTGACGATGGCTATATCCTAAAAAGAATACTTGTAAAACTGGAAAAAAGATACCAGTCCTTGGGAACTAAGCTGCTTGATCACATAATAAACTATGCTCTAAAACATGGAATAGACTCCATAAAGATTGAAAATGTAATAGGAGAAAGTTACTTTGAAAAAAAGGGGTTTTCCAAAGAAAGTGGTGCCCTTATATATCATGGAATACAGAAAAAAAATGAGAGGTTAAAGGATAGTGTAAAAGGAACATGGGTGTCAATAATAATAAATGTACTTCTATCAATTTTTAAAATAATAGTAGGTATATTCGGAAAGAGTAGAGCTCTTGTTGCAGATGGCTTTCACTCTATGTCAGATGTGGTAGGCTCTGTAGTAGTTCTTCTCAGTATATATTTTGGGAACATACCTGAGGACGAAGATCATCCCTACGGTCATGAAAAAATAGAGAGTATAGCCGGCAATATTGTGGGAGTCCTATTGGTATTGACGGCCTTTGAGCTTGTGAGAGACAGTGTTGTATCCTTAGTAAAAGGTGTGGATTTTGTAATCCCGATGAAGGTAACTATTTTTGTGGCTCTCTTTTCAGTAATAGTAAAATATTATATGTATCTCTATAAAAAAAAGATAGGTCTTCGTACTAAAAGTGATGCTGTCCTTGCAGATGCAAGAGAACACAAAAGTGACGCAGTATCTTCTATGGGTGTGGTTTTAGGCCTTTTATTGTCAATATATGTCAATCCTATATTTGACACCCTTGTAAGTATTTTGGTATCCTTGTTCATAGGGAAAGAAGGCATAAATATTATTCTAGAAACATCTAATAACATTCTAGATAAACAAGACAAGAATTTTTTGAAGGAAATAGAGAAATATGTATATGATAGTACTGAAATCACAAATATTCATGATATATTAATGAGGGTATCTGGACACAAAATTTTCCTATCTTTTCATATAAGGGTTTCTAAAGATATGACAGTGTATGAAGCCCATACCCTTGCTGATGATCTGAAGTACTCTCTTCTTTCTGACTTTGAAGAGCTGAGAGACGTTATTATACATATAGACTACATAATTGATTAG